The proteins below come from a single Nostoc sp. 'Peltigera membranacea cyanobiont' N6 genomic window:
- a CDS encoding Y4bD/Y4pK family protein, which produces MPGWYDLVLLERYNKTAHNFKSLLGSSVTITNPIHPLYGQSVVVRQIRKVGQETKVTVESPLGGFLSLPARETDLWTQQVSTTQVGKFLPEKLLRLSEWVAERSQFITSEIPCVPENKGVEHRKNNNDTKASTTNHSTSQQRKAKSSNKTNSKVSRQDTRKQKSQRVDSKE; this is translated from the coding sequence TTGCCTGGATGGTACGATCTTGTATTACTGGAACGATATAATAAAACTGCACATAACTTCAAGTCTCTTTTGGGAAGTAGTGTCACCATCACCAATCCCATTCACCCACTGTATGGTCAGTCAGTTGTAGTACGGCAAATTCGCAAAGTTGGTCAAGAGACTAAAGTAACCGTAGAAAGTCCATTGGGAGGATTTTTGTCTCTACCAGCAAGGGAAACCGACCTATGGACACAACAAGTAAGCACGACCCAAGTCGGGAAGTTTTTACCTGAGAAACTACTGCGATTGAGTGAATGGGTAGCAGAGCGATCGCAATTTATAACGTCAGAAATTCCTTGTGTTCCTGAAAATAAAGGAGTTGAACACAGGAAAAACAATAATGATACAAAAGCATCTACTACCAACCACTCAACCAGCCAACAAAGAAAGGCTAAGTCGTCTAATAAAACTAACAGCAAGGTTAGTAGACAAGATACTCGTAAGCAAAAGTCTCAACGAGTCGATAGTAAGGAGTAA
- a CDS encoding group II intron reverse transcriptase: MVKNALEPEWEVIFERSSYGFRPGRSPHDAIASIYNLARPNKRKKWVVDADIQGCFDNISHNFLLELLAGFPARELIKQWLLAGYMEAGSWHPTDAGTPQGSVVSPLLANIALHGMESALGVKYNKDGELRASRALVRFADDFVVFCETLEDAKTVLQILNNWMQARGLTLSQEKTKISHLTEGFDFLGFNIRHYKDQTTKTGWKLLIKPSKKSVLNIRSKLRSEWLNCKGKSADAVIKKLNPIIRGQANYFRVGVASKIFNSLDHWLYEKQKMYAKRTHRNKSDSWRKAKYWGNLNLDRPFDRWVFGNKQTGAYMVKFAWFKIERHILIKGKSSPDDPKLRDYWIKRQEAKTKSELIKSRQKIAQKQQYVCPVCGESLLNDEELHLHHKKPKSQGGGDNYGNLQLVHLYCHQQIHSGTICSL; this comes from the coding sequence ATGGTTAAAAATGCCTTAGAACCCGAATGGGAAGTAATTTTTGAAAGGTCTAGTTACGGCTTTCGACCAGGACGTAGCCCCCATGATGCTATTGCCAGTATCTATAACCTAGCCCGACCGAATAAACGGAAGAAATGGGTCGTAGATGCAGACATTCAAGGGTGTTTTGACAACATATCACATAATTTTCTGTTAGAGCTTTTAGCAGGCTTTCCAGCCCGTGAATTAATTAAACAGTGGCTACTAGCAGGATATATGGAAGCAGGTTCATGGCATCCAACAGATGCTGGTACACCGCAAGGGTCTGTTGTCAGTCCGTTGTTAGCAAATATAGCTTTGCACGGTATGGAATCTGCCTTGGGAGTTAAATATAATAAAGACGGAGAACTCCGTGCATCTAGAGCTTTGGTGAGATTCGCCGATGATTTTGTGGTGTTCTGTGAAACACTTGAAGATGCAAAAACTGTTCTTCAAATCCTGAATAACTGGATGCAAGCTAGAGGGCTTACCCTCTCTCAGGAGAAAACCAAAATATCGCATCTCACAGAAGGGTTTGACTTTTTGGGTTTCAATATCAGGCACTACAAAGACCAAACTACTAAAACTGGATGGAAGCTGTTAATCAAACCTAGTAAAAAGTCTGTGCTAAATATTCGGAGTAAACTGCGTTCTGAATGGCTGAACTGTAAAGGTAAGTCAGCAGATGCAGTCATTAAAAAGCTCAATCCGATTATTCGGGGACAAGCGAATTACTTCCGAGTTGGGGTAGCCTCAAAAATTTTCAATTCTCTTGACCATTGGTTATATGAGAAACAGAAAATGTATGCCAAACGCACTCATCGAAATAAATCTGATAGCTGGCGTAAGGCTAAATACTGGGGAAATCTAAATCTTGATAGACCATTTGACCGATGGGTATTTGGTAATAAACAAACCGGAGCCTATATGGTGAAATTTGCCTGGTTCAAGATTGAAAGGCACATTCTTATTAAAGGTAAATCATCACCCGATGACCCCAAATTAAGGGACTACTGGATTAAACGGCAAGAAGCTAAAACTAAATCCGAATTAATCAAAAGTAGGCAGAAGATAGCCCAAAAGCAACAATATGTCTGTCCTGTATGCGGGGAATCTCTATTAAATGATGAGGAGTTACATCTTCATCATAAAAAGC